A DNA window from Dama dama isolate Ldn47 chromosome 19, ASM3311817v1, whole genome shotgun sequence contains the following coding sequences:
- the KCNJ15 gene encoding ATP-sensitive inward rectifier potassium channel 15: MSRTMDPIHISMASAPLVKHTTGAGLKASRPRVMSKSGHSNVRIDKVDGIYLLYLQDLWTTVIDMKWRYKLTLFAATFVMTWFLFGVIYYAIAFIHGDLEPNEPPSNHTPCIMRVDSLTGAFLFSLESQTTIGYGVRSITEECPHAIFLLVAQLVITTLIEIFITGTFLAKIARPKKRAETIKFSHCAVITKQNGKLCLVIQVANMRKSLLIQCQLSGKLLQTHVTKEGEQILLNQATVKFHVDSSSESPFLILPMTFYHVLDETSPLRDLTPQNLKEKEFELVVLLNATVESTSAVCQSRTSYIPEEIYWGFEFVPVVSLSKTGKYVADFSQFEQIRKSPDCTFYCADAEKQKLEEKYRQEDQRERELRTLLLQQSNV, translated from the coding sequence ATGAGCCGGACCATGGACCCGATTCACATCAGCATGGCCAGCGCGCCCCTGGTGAAGCACACCACTGGTGCTGGCCTCAAGGCCAGCAGACCCCGAGTCATGTCCAAGAGTGGGCACAGCAACGTGAGAATTGACAAAGTGGATGGCATATACTTGCTCTACCTCCAAGACTTGTGGACCACCGTCATCGACATGAAGTGGAGATACAAGCTCACCCTGTTTGCCGCCACATTTGTGATGACCTGGTTTCTGTTCGGGGTGATCTACTATGCCATTGCCTTTATCCACGGGGACCTGGAGCCCAATGAGCCCCCTTCCAATCACACCCCATGCATCATGAGAGTGGACTCCCTCACTGGGGCATTCCTGTTTTCCCTGGAATCCCAGACGACCATCGGCTATGGAGTCCGTTCTATCACCGAGGAATGCCCTCACGCCATCTTCCTCTTGGTGGCCCAGCTGGTCATCACCACCTTGATTGAGATCTTCATCACGGGCACCTTCCTGGCCAAAATCGCCAGACCCAAAAAGCGGGCGGAGACCATCAAGTTCAGCCACTGCGCCGTCATCACCAAGCAGAACGGGAAGCTGTGCTTGGTGATCCAGGTGGCCAACATGAGGAAGAGTCTCCTGATCCAGTGCCAGCTCTCGGGGAAGCTCCTGCAGACCCACGTCACCAAGGAGGGTGAGCAGATCCTCCTGAACCAGGCCACTGTCAAGTTCCACGTGGACTCCTCTTCCGAGAGCCCCTTCCTCATCCTGCCCATGACGTTCTACCACGTGCTGGATGAGACAAGCCCCCTGCGGGATCTCACCCCCCAGAACCTGAAGGAGAAGGAGTTTGAGCTGGTGGTCCTCCTCAACGCCACCGTGGAGTCCACCAGCGCCGTCTGCCAGAGCCGCACGTCTTACATCCCGGAGGAGATCTACTGGGGCTTCGAGTTTGTGCCTGTCGTTTCTCTCTCGAAAACCGGCAAGTACGTGGCTGACTTCAGTCAGTTTGAACAGATCCGGAAGAGCCCGGATTGTACCTTTTACTGTGCAGATGCTGAGAAGCAGAAACTCGAAGAGAAGTACAGGCAGGAGGATCAGAGGGAAAGAGAGCTGAGAACGCTTTTGCTGCAGCAGAGCAATGTCTGA